One region of Zingiber officinale cultivar Zhangliang chromosome 7B, Zo_v1.1, whole genome shotgun sequence genomic DNA includes:
- the LOC122005707 gene encoding inositol polyphosphate multikinase IPK2-like has translation MASPILKPPEHQVAGHSAKDGKLGPVVDGRGLFYKPLQGDGRGDSELSFYAAFFSHPAVPPSIRSFFPGFHGTHFLPSSDGSGPRPHLALDDLLAAFRSPSIIDLKIGACTWPPDSSDDYFRKCIARDRESASPTLGFRVSGVQIQNPGAGADSFWRPLRSRVRVYSVEETRRVLRQFVSRNSPSTDEKPDCDLASVVYGAADGVLAQLQEIKAWFEEQTIFHFYSASILLIYEKDAAAAAVGRSSGVRVKLVDFAHVVEGNGIIDHNFLGGLSSLIKLLFEVITDPEGDGWKSSKVHLSCNNGSLESNASVLPST, from the coding sequence ATGGCCAGCCCGATTCTGAAGCCACCCGAGCACCAGGTGGCGGGCCACAGCGCCAAGGACGGCAAGCTCGGCCCCGTGGTCGACGGCCGTGGCCTCTTCTACAAGCCCCTCCAGGGAGACGGCCGCGGTGACTCCGAGCTCTCCTTCTACGCCGCCTTCTTCTCCCACCCTGCCGTCCCTCCCTCCATCCGTTCCTTCTTTCCGGGCTTCCATGGCACCCACTTCCTTCCATCCTCCGACGGCTCCGGCCCTCGCCCCCACCTCGCCCTCGATGACCTCCTCGCCGCCTTCCGCTCACCCTCCATCATCGACCTCAAGATCGGAGCCTGCACCTGGCCCCCTGACTCCTCCGACGACTATTTCCGTAAGTGCATCGCCAGGGATCGTGAGAGCGCCAGCCCCACCCTCGGCTTCCGCGTCTCCGGCGTCCAGATCCAGAATCCGGGAGCGGGCGCTGATTCCTTCTGGCGCCCGCTTAGATCCCGCGTCAGGGTTTACTCCGTGGAGGAGACGCGGCGGGTCCTGAGGCAGTTTGTCTCCAGAAATTCGCCTTCGACGGACGAGAAGCCCGATTGTGACCTCGCGTCCGTCGTCTACGGTGCCGCGGATGGCGTCCTAGCGCAGCTGCAAGAGATCAAAGCGTGGTTTGAGGAGCAGACGATCTTCCACTTCTACTCCGCCTCCATCTTGCTGATCTACGAGAAGGATGCGGCGGCCGCGGCCGTCGGGAGATCCTCTGGTGTTAGGGTGAAGCTTGTGGATTTTGCTCATGTGGTGGAGGGAAATGGAATCATAGATCACAATTTCCTCGGGGGGTTGTCCTCCTTGATCAAGTTACTTTTTGAGGTGATCACGGATCCTGAAGGTGATGGCTGGAAATCCAGCAAGGTTCATCTCAGTTGCAATAATGGGAGCTTGGAGAGCAATGCCAGTGTCTTGCCATCAACTTAG